One Gardnerella vaginalis genomic window, TGTTCATTTCAATAGCAAGTTTATAAATTTTAATTAACTCTTGAGCTTGCTTTTTGAAGTCATTGTTCTTTGAGTATTCAAGAACATTTGCTTTTAGTTGTGCTTGCTCTTCTTCGCTCATGTTAAGAACGCGACTAAACACTTGTTTAAAGTCTTCTCTAGAATCCCACTGATAACCATTTTTGCCACTAATAATCTGATTTTCATTAGGGATATCGTGCTTTACGAGAGCAAATAATCCAGATGCCATGGCTTCAAGCATAGAAAGTGAATGCATCTCCGATAGGGAAGCGGTAGTGTAGTAGTCCATAGCGTGCAAATACTTAGGAATTTGCGTGTGTTCAATAGGACCTAGTAGGTAGACTCTATCTTCAAATCCTTTGCTAGCTACTTTCTTACGCAAGTCTTCTAAATCAGGTCCTCCGCCAATAACAACGAGTCTAGCTAATTCGCGCGGAAAATCACAATACATAAAGTTATCAATCAGCTCAGAGATATTCTTTTCTGCTCCGATTCTTCCAACAAAAACGAAGAGTTTCGTAGAATCAGCAATACCGTATTTTTTACGGAATTCTTTCCTAAAAGCAATTCGCTCTGGTGTAGGCAAGAACTTTTTATATTCAACTGCATTGCTAAGAACAACAACTTTTTTATCGACTTTTTGACGATCAATATAAGCTTGAGCCTTAGCAGACATACTAGTAATAATTGTTGCGTTTTTAGAAAATCGCGTAAAATATTTTGCTGAAATATTCCTAGAAAACTCTGTAAAATGCTTTAGACCAATATAAAACAGGAACTTATCGTACTCTGTATGAAGAGTATAAATAACAGGAACATGCTCTTTTTTAGCAACTTCTAGACCTATTTCACCAATGCCAAACTCGTTTTGTATATGAATAACATCTGGTTTAAAGTTGATAGGGAATTTTTTGCGCATGTTTCCAATCGGAATTGCAACCCTATACTTGTATAACTTTTTAAGAAGTATTCCTGGAACGTATACAACTCCGTCTACAAGCTTAGTTTTTCGCTGTCTTTCGGATCCGACTGTAACAACAAGAACCTCGTGTCCAAGTTCCTCGTACATTTTTTTAAGCATGTAGGATTGCGTTGCTACGCCATTTATGTATGGTGGATATGTTTCTGTAAAAATCGCGATTTTCAAAGTTTCCTCCAGTTACATAAATAGCTCTAACAACCTTAAAAGTGTAGCATTGTGTAAGTTATTGCGCCACAAATTGTGATTTTTAGCGTTTTTAGTGTCTCACATTTACTGTTACACGCACTTGCGCGCCTCGTTCAAGAGTGTGCTTAACTGTGCAACCCTTGTTGATATGTCTTTCCATGCGTTCTTTTAGTTCTTTTGCATTCTCATCGTTTAAAGCAGGTTTTGCGTTTGTAGCATCAACTGTTACATCTTCTTGGAATCTTAAGTAAGTTCCTTCTTCTGGATCATAAGTTCCATTTACAAGAACTCGAGCACCTTTTCCTTCTCCGAGCGCATGCTCAACAGCGTACTGGCTGCTTAAAGCTGTACATCCAGCTAATGCTATTTGCATTAATTCTACCGGTGAAAATTGCCCTTCTCCTTTACCAAATTTGAGTGTTGCGCCATCATCACTTTGTGCTTGCCAAGATCCGTCTTCTAAACGTTCAACCCATATTCTTCTAGTCATTTTTGCTCCTTTGCATTTTTATACATTCACACATTGTGATTATGTTTGTGCTTATGTCTATTTGTTTTTAACTTTTATTTTTTAAGACAAACCTATTATAACTAGCATGCTTTGATTTCAGTTTGATTCTTGTTCTTATATTTCTTATATTTACTTTTGGTGGTGTTGAATTTAGCTAATGATAAAATAATCTCATGACTTTAACTCAAGAAGAACTTGCGGATATCCGCTCTCGCGTACCACAGAAACCTACTTCCGATATTCCTACACCTTATGAGGATTTGGTTAGAAAAATACTTATGGAAGGTACTTTAAAATCGGATCGCACTGGTACTGGAACAATATCTCTTTTTGGTCAACAAATTCGATTTGACTTAAGCAAGAGTTTTCCGCTTATAACCACAAAAACAGTGTTCTTTAAGGGACTGGCATACGAGCTTCTTTGGTTCCTTAAAGGTTCTAGTAATGTGCGTTGGTTGCAGGAAAATGGCGTGCATATTTGGGATGAGTGGGCAGATGAAAATGGCGATTTAGGTCCTGTTTATGGCGTTCAGTGGCGTAGTTGGCCAGCGCCTACGCAAGAAAATCCTAATCGCACAATCGACCAGATTGCTAATGTTCTTAATCTTATGAAAAATCATCCTGATTCTAGAAGGATGATTGTCAGTGCTTGGAATCCTGCAGAAGTTGAAAACATGGCTTTGCCTCCTTGTCACTCGCTTTTCCAGTTCTACGTTGCTGACGGCAAGCTTTCTTGCCAGCTTTACCAGCGTTCTTGCGACATGTTCCTTGGCGTGCCATTCAACATTGCTTCTTACTCGCTTTTAACAATGATGATGGCTCAGCAAGCAGGATTAGAGCCAGGAGAGTTTGTTTGGACTGGTGGCGATTGCCATATTTACGATAATCACGTAGAGCAAGTCTTAGAACAGCTTTCTAGACAGCCATATCCTTACCCTAAGATTGAAATTCATAAAGCTGATTCAATTTTTGACTATGAGTACAGTGATTTTAAGGTTGTTGATTATAAGCATCATCCTACGATTAAAGCTCCTGTAGCTGTGTGATCTTATTTATTAGTTGCTTATTAGTTTGAGTTTTTGAGTAGGAGTTTTATGGCAAACGATATTCCTGTGCGTTTAATTTGGGGACAGGCATACGATCTTGAAGGACGCGTAGGGGCAATGGGTGTAAATGGTGGTATGCCATGGAGACTTTCTCCAGATTTGCGCTATTTTAAAGCCATGACAATTTCTTGCCCAGTAATAATGGGTAGGGGAACTTGGGATTCTATGCCAGAAAAGTTCCGTCCTCTTCCTGGGCGAGAAAATATTGTTGTTTCTAGGAATCCAGATTTTAATCCAGATGGTGCAAAAAGTTTTACAAGCATTGAAGAAGCAATATGCTACGCAAGAAAATGGATTGAAGATAATCCTATTGAGCATGTAGATTCTTTGGATTTACCTAAAGATGGTAGCGCAATTTGGATTACTGGAGGCGGAGCAATTTTTAAAGAAGTGATTGAGTCAAAAATTGTTGACGCTGCATACGTAACTCAAATTGACACCAGAGTAGAAGCGGATACGTTTGCTCCTAACATTCAGAGACTTGTAGATGATGGATTGTGGAAAGTTGCACGTGATGGCGATTGGCAAGAATCAGCTATAAAAGTTGGTGCAAAACAATTCGACGTAAAATACAAGTTTATGGTATATAAGCCAATTAAAGCTAAAAAATAAACTAGATTAAGGATATGTATGGAATCTTTAAACAAAATTCACGTAGATGCTAAGCATCCGTATGTTGTTATGACGGTTTGTACAGGGAATATTTGCAGATCTCCAATGGCAGAAATAGTTTTGCGTAACGAGTTTAAGCTTAGAGGATTAAGCGATGTTGTTGCTGTAAAATCATGCGGCGTAAGCGACGAAGAATACGGGAATCCGATTGATAGGCGTGCGCAAAGAGAGCTTAAAAGTAGGGGTTATTCTTTGCCGTTAAGCCATTTTGCGCATAGGATTGAGCGAGACGAAATAGAGGAAACAAATCTTTTTCTTCCAATGACTGCTTCGCATATGCAATCTTTGCTCAGGATTATTCCAGCGCAAAAACGTGGTCTTGTTCACATGTATAGATCGTTTGATCCGTCTTTAGAAAAACCACAAGCTGGTCGCGAAGCTGTTTTAGATTTGGCTGACCCATGGTACGGAGGTCCTAAAGAGTTTGAGATTGCAATGGACCAAGTGGAGGAGTGCGCTCCTTACATTGTGGATTGGGTAGAGTCGCAGATAACGCGCGAATAATAATTGCGTAAAGTCATATAAAGTTATATAAAGTCGCTTAAAATATATTAAAACCAGACGAACCGATTGGAACGTCTGGTTTATTTTTATGCTTTTTATTTAAAACCTATGATTTATTTTCCTCTTAAAGCTCTGCGACTTACTCGAGGAGTATGAGTTGGGTCAATTCCTTTTGGAATACCGAACCCAGATTTGCCCTGTAGTGTACGCAAACGATCATTCAAAATTGCAAGCTCAGTTTTAGTGAGGAAGAAGCGACGATTAGGGTGAATCATCTTAAGCAAAGCAAACTTGTGATTTGTAGGCATTAAAGTTTTAGCTTTTAAAACCTTACTTCTTAAATCCCTAAGTCTAACTTGATTTTCACCATTACCAACGCAAATGCGGTAAACAGGAATATTAGATCCTGCTGTAACACTTTTAATTGCGTGCTCTTGGCGATTCATAGCTTGGCTTAAACGCTCATAGTTACCTTCGCCAACAAGGAAGATTCCGTTAAAGCCAGTTCCTCGCCAAATAGCATCTTTTGTGCGAGGATCAACCCACACAGGTTGTTGAGGGAAAGTAAATCCGCCTTTGTTGATAGCAGAGACAATGCCAGCTGCAGCTCCAGGCTTTCCTTCTAGTCTTGCATAGCCAACCTTATCTGCGCGTTTAGTGAGAACAACAGTAAACAGTAAAAGACCCAGCATAAGCGCTGTTATTACCATCATAATCCAAGTCAAAATGGACCATCTAATAATAACACCAGCTACAATGCACAGCACAACAGGAGCTACAAAAGCTAAGCCAAGCCAAAGTGGAAGCTGCTTATCGTCTGTATGCGTGTACTTGTAAATACGCACAATCTGTGAAATCATGCCTGGCTTCTTAATGCCTTTTGCTTTATCGTTTGCCATTTGCGTTTATCCCCTAATACATAATATTAGCGTTTTATTGCTTTGTATTTTGTTGCTTTATTGCTTAGTAATCATACCCTAAACACGCTTATGCTATAAATCATAGCTTTGTTAGTATACTAGCGATTTATTTAGGCCAATTACCGCGCTTTGGTGTACTCGGCTTTGGAAGTCTCCATCTGCGCATTTGTATTGCTCGACTGCAAGCATACATAGCGGATCTAGAACTTTTGCCAACAGAAACTTCGCCATATCGTTTAACAAGCTCTTTACGAAGCTTACGCCACATTATTATAACGTCAATAATTGCAGCAAAAAGATATGCGTAAAGAACAATCGCAAGAGCAAAATATAGAGCAATATACTTAGTGGATAAGAAGTTTTGAGTTAAGAATATGCAGAGCATAATCACGATTGCAAACGGAACAAAAAATTCGCCAATGTTGAAACGCGCATCTACATAATCTCGAATATAAACTCTCCATGGAAGCTGCTCCGACTTTGGCATATGAGCTAAGTCTCCATTTTTCATCGCATCGTATTGAGCATTTTCTTTTTCGCGCAATCTAGCTCGCGCAGCCTTTGCGCTTGCTTTTCTATCCGTTGGAACTAACGGTCTAAGATTCTGCGCTGTAGCTTCGCTTTGCTTCGGCGTTGGAGCGTTTTTTGTGCGAGTCTTTGCCTTATTTTCTATTTTATTTTCACTATTTTCATTAGTCGCTGATTGATCGCCATTTTGTGCACCATTATCAGCAGATTTTTTTACGAATGGATTCCATGTCATGTTTGCAGATTACCCAACAGACTAGACGCGTTATGAGCAATTTCGTTGGTTATGAATAGTCTGATAATAGTAATTCAACTAATGTTTTTACTAATCTACTGTTTTTTTGGAGGACTTATGGCTGGTTTAGAGGTTGATGATGTGCGTTCGCGCGTGCAAAACGCTTGGGAAGATGTTATTAGCGTATTAAATAAGAAGATCTCTTTAGGAGCTGTTTCTGCTAAGGGTATTACTGGAGATCATATGCGCGCTTCGGCTGAGTATGTGGCCGAAGTTTTGCGCGAAGTTGGTGTAGATGCTCGAGTTGAACAGTCCCAGAACCCAGATGGTACTCCTGGAGCTTTTGAAGTAGTTGGATCTCGTATTGTGGATCCTAATGCTCTAACTGTTTTGCTTTACGCTCATCACGATGTTCAGCCTGTTCCAGATGCAAGCGAGTGGAATACTGATCCTTTCAAAGGAACCGAGATAGATGGACGCTTGTATGGTCGCGGTAGCGCTGACGATGGCGGCGGAATTGCTATTCACTATGGTGCTTTGCGCGCTTTAAGTGAAGATTTAGGCGTAAATATTAAGGTGTTTATTGAAGGTGAAGAGGAAATGGGCTCTCCAAGTTTCATTCCATTCATCGAAGCTCATAAAAATGAGTTTGAATCAGACGTTATTATTGTTGCCGACTCTGGAAATTGGTCTGCAGATGTTCCAAGTCTTACTACTAGCTTGCGCGGAAACACTACAGTAGACGTCAAAGTGAAGGTTCTTGGTCATCAGGTTCATTCTGGACAGTTTGGCGGACCAATTTTAGATGCTTATACTATTGCTTCAATGCTTGTTGCTTCTCTTTATAACAAGGAAGGCGATTTGGATGTTCCTGGAATTAAATCTCAGGAACCTGTTGGCGGTTTGCAACGTGATTTGGATGAGGCTCAAGTTCGCGCGGATTCTTCAGTAGTGGATTCTTATAAGCTTGCTGGTACTGGTTCTCTTGCTGCTCGTATGTGGACTAAGCCTAGCTTGACTGTTATTGGTATGGATGCTCATCCTGTAGAAGAAAGCTTTAATGTGATTGCTCACGAAACGCGCTTGCGACTTTCACTTCGTACAGCTCCAAGCCAGCGTCCAGAAGAAGCACAAAAAGCTTTGAGTGATTTTTTGGTTGCAAACGCACCATTTGGGGCTGAGGTTACTGTAGAGCCAGTTGACAATGGTATGGGATGGGCTATGGATCCGAATGCCGTAGCAACTCAAGACGCTTTAGCTTCTATGAAGGATGCTTTTGGCGTGGATCCTATTAATAAGGGTGAAGGTGGATCTATTCCATTTATTCCAGAATTGCAACGAATTTTCCCTAAAGCTCAGGTTTTGGTTACTGGTCCTGAAGATCCAAAGTCTAATGCGCATAGTCCAAACGAGTCGATTTCTCTTTCTGGTTTGAAATCGAATATCGTAACTGAAGCTTTGCTTTTAGATCGTCTAACTAAGTAGACTTAACAACTCGTATACAATCGCTATATAGAATTTAAGCGTTTGTATACGAGTCTACGCAATGACGTAAAATCTTCACACGACACGGGTGCTTTGCATTAATTTGTAAAGCTGAGAGAAACCGCTTGAACGTGAATCCAGGTAATGCTGGCGCACGGAGATCTGTTTTTCCCGTGCCTTAATGGTGATCTACGATTTAAGCCAACGCATAAGTCGTAGTGAAAGAACAGTAAGGCACATATCTATGTCGAAAGAAAATGTCTTATTGCAATGCAATCAGCGATGTAAATCACTGATATGACGTTTTGTTTATTAGGATAAGTCAAAAACGTGTTTGCAATAAAGACATTTTAGGATTTTTAGGTCGTTAAAAAGTCCGTAGCAGATCTAAATGATTCTAAAAGAAAAAATTAAAAAATAGATAGAAAATAACTAAAAATCATTGCCATAAAGGATTTTGCTATGCCTGATGCATTTGAAACGCCAGTTTTTAACAAAACTAATACGCAGGATGCCGAAACATTCCTTCCATCGGCTAGCTGCAATGCTCAGCTACGTTTTGATAATTGGGGTTATCGTCATGCTTCTCGCAAACATTTTGCTGTACGCGGGTTGAACCTAACAATTGAAGCAGGGCAAAGAGTTTTGTTGCTTGGTGCATCGGGCATAGGCAAATCCACAATTCTTGAAGGTGCTGCTGGGCTGATTGGTAGTGATATTGTTAAATCTAGCCCAAATAATTCAAAGCCTGATTCGAAGAAGAATGTTCTAGTTGAAGACGAAGATGGCGGTGTGAGCGAAGGCTCAGTATTCGTAGATGATTTACCAGTTCATAAAGCGCGTGGGCGAGTGGGATTAGTGTTACAAGACCCAGAGGCTCAAGCTATTTTTCAGCGTTTAGGAGATAACGTCGCCTTTGGTCCTGAAAATATGAATGTTCCTCGTAAAGAAATATGGGATCTTGTTAATAAAAGTCTTGAAGAAGTAGGTTTAGAAGGCTTACAGTTACACCGTTCTACAGCCCATTTAAGTGGTGGACAAATGCAGCGTCTGGCATTGGCTGGAGCATTGGCTATGAAGCCAAGCGTGCTTCTTTTAGATGAGCCTACGGCAAATCTAGATCCAGATGGTGTTAATCAGATTGTAAAAGCTGTTGGTAAAGTTTTAGACGATACCAATGCAACAATGGTTCTTGTAGAACATCATGCGCAGCCTTGGATTGATTTGATTGATAGAGTAGTGGTTCTTGGTCTTGATAATTCTGTGAACAATACAGAAGAGAATAACTATGTTCACGATGATGATATTGCGCGAGACGAGTTTGCGCAAACAGTTATTGTTGCAGATGGAACTCCAGACGAAGTGTTCAGCAGAAGAGATCTTGATTTTGAAAACCTTGGGATTTGGCTTCCTGACAAGTATAAAGATCCACAAGATCGCAAAATTGGTAGGATTTATGTTGAAGGCGAACCAGATTGCGATCCAGCAAAAGGTGATGGAAGAGTAGTTCTATCAACAGAAAACCTTGCGATTAGTCATACGAGTACTCCAATAGCAAAAAATATCAATTTGAAATTTAATTCTGGA contains:
- a CDS encoding thymidylate synthase, which encodes MTLTQEELADIRSRVPQKPTSDIPTPYEDLVRKILMEGTLKSDRTGTGTISLFGQQIRFDLSKSFPLITTKTVFFKGLAYELLWFLKGSSNVRWLQENGVHIWDEWADENGDLGPVYGVQWRSWPAPTQENPNRTIDQIANVLNLMKNHPDSRRMIVSAWNPAEVENMALPPCHSLFQFYVADGKLSCQLYQRSCDMFLGVPFNIASYSLLTMMMAQQAGLEPGEFVWTGGDCHIYDNHVEQVLEQLSRQPYPYPKIEIHKADSIFDYEYSDFKVVDYKHHPTIKAPVAV
- a CDS encoding low molecular weight protein-tyrosine-phosphatase; this encodes MESLNKIHVDAKHPYVVMTVCTGNICRSPMAEIVLRNEFKLRGLSDVVAVKSCGVSDEEYGNPIDRRAQRELKSRGYSLPLSHFAHRIERDEIEETNLFLPMTASHMQSLLRIIPAQKRGLVHMYRSFDPSLEKPQAGREAVLDLADPWYGGPKEFEIAMDQVEECAPYIVDWVESQITRE
- a CDS encoding glycosyltransferase, producing MKIAIFTETYPPYINGVATQSYMLKKMYEELGHEVLVVTVGSERQRKTKLVDGVVYVPGILLKKLYKYRVAIPIGNMRKKFPINFKPDVIHIQNEFGIGEIGLEVAKKEHVPVIYTLHTEYDKFLFYIGLKHFTEFSRNISAKYFTRFSKNATIITSMSAKAQAYIDRQKVDKKVVVLSNAVEYKKFLPTPERIAFRKEFRKKYGIADSTKLFVFVGRIGAEKNISELIDNFMYCDFPRELARLVVIGGGPDLEDLRKKVASKGFEDRVYLLGPIEHTQIPKYLHAMDYYTTASLSEMHSLSMLEAMASGLFALVKHDIPNENQIISGKNGYQWDSREDFKQVFSRVLNMSEEEQAQLKANVLEYSKNNDFKKQAQELIKIYKLAIEMNNNELAKKRAAREARRARFLLKNK
- a CDS encoding DUF4191 domain-containing protein, with the protein product MANDKAKGIKKPGMISQIVRIYKYTHTDDKQLPLWLGLAFVAPVVLCIVAGVIIRWSILTWIMMVITALMLGLLLFTVVLTKRADKVGYARLEGKPGAAAGIVSAINKGGFTFPQQPVWVDPRTKDAIWRGTGFNGIFLVGEGNYERLSQAMNRQEHAIKSVTAGSNIPVYRICVGNGENQVRLRDLRSKVLKAKTLMPTNHKFALLKMIHPNRRFFLTKTELAILNDRLRTLQGKSGFGIPKGIDPTHTPRVSRRALRGK
- a CDS encoding OsmC family protein; protein product: MTRRIWVERLEDGSWQAQSDDGATLKFGKGEGQFSPVELMQIALAGCTALSSQYAVEHALGEGKGARVLVNGTYDPEEGTYLRFQEDVTVDATNAKPALNDENAKELKERMERHINKGCTVKHTLERGAQVRVTVNVRH
- a CDS encoding DUF3043 domain-containing protein, whose translation is MTWNPFVKKSADNGAQNGDQSATNENSENKIENKAKTRTKNAPTPKQSEATAQNLRPLVPTDRKASAKAARARLREKENAQYDAMKNGDLAHMPKSEQLPWRVYIRDYVDARFNIGEFFVPFAIVIMLCIFLTQNFLSTKYIALYFALAIVLYAYLFAAIIDVIIMWRKLRKELVKRYGEVSVGKSSRSAMYACSRAIQMRRWRLPKPSTPKRGNWPK
- a CDS encoding dihydrofolate reductase, which encodes MANDIPVRLIWGQAYDLEGRVGAMGVNGGMPWRLSPDLRYFKAMTISCPVIMGRGTWDSMPEKFRPLPGRENIVVSRNPDFNPDGAKSFTSIEEAICYARKWIEDNPIEHVDSLDLPKDGSAIWITGGGAIFKEVIESKIVDAAYVTQIDTRVEADTFAPNIQRLVDDGLWKVARDGDWQESAIKVGAKQFDVKYKFMVYKPIKAKK
- a CDS encoding dipeptidase — translated: MAGLEVDDVRSRVQNAWEDVISVLNKKISLGAVSAKGITGDHMRASAEYVAEVLREVGVDARVEQSQNPDGTPGAFEVVGSRIVDPNALTVLLYAHHDVQPVPDASEWNTDPFKGTEIDGRLYGRGSADDGGGIAIHYGALRALSEDLGVNIKVFIEGEEEMGSPSFIPFIEAHKNEFESDVIIVADSGNWSADVPSLTTSLRGNTTVDVKVKVLGHQVHSGQFGGPILDAYTIASMLVASLYNKEGDLDVPGIKSQEPVGGLQRDLDEAQVRADSSVVDSYKLAGTGSLAARMWTKPSLTVIGMDAHPVEESFNVIAHETRLRLSLRTAPSQRPEEAQKALSDFLVANAPFGAEVTVEPVDNGMGWAMDPNAVATQDALASMKDAFGVDPINKGEGGSIPFIPELQRIFPKAQVLVTGPEDPKSNAHSPNESISLSGLKSNIVTEALLLDRLTK